The Solenopsis invicta isolate M01_SB chromosome 12, UNIL_Sinv_3.0, whole genome shotgun sequence genome window below encodes:
- the LOC105206659 gene encoding uncharacterized protein LOC105206659, with product MPRRRVERTLEEEEEFQRPEHQRRYLQNAKATRHDAATIIIEPETSNVTIDHDEIRNFIETRYVGPVEACWRILEKKLQDKSHTIFRLPVHLPNEQNVMIESEADEEAMTSALNQVTMLINYFSLNSRDEEARQYLYIEIPQCYTFKKEKISGKNVAYWAKRKSHYNCIGRIYSISPTQIELFHLRLLLLTVKGATSFDDLKTVNGEKCQSFSAACLALGLIEDDDERKRAMKEAVGWMMPRQLRRLFVRILLHCQPLYPEELWENFKVAMSEDYIRHFGLIQGQKKAYTQINTMLCVEGKNLADFPQMEQCINNDTENDYIILEEAMEVGTKQYNQLNNKQKEIVDLVLNELDTNNHDNNCIYIDGPSGSGKTFIYTTIYHLAKIRNKHVCSMAFTGIAATLLPVGRTVHKIFGLPVPLYANSSSNIKIQSKEAHYLKETDIFVWDEAPMAPRYALEIIDRTLRDIMNNALPFGGKIIVLGGDFRQLLPIKVHVLPEETEFAKFLLDMGDGILNDSNDNIQLPDCCITPINADIVQDVYSDLIQNKEFDKMAKCAILSARNVDVDEINKQVVKLFDAFEERIYTNIDSTENCNDNGDIDEAILPEYLNTLSPSSLPPYELHLKPNCVIMLIRNLSINEGFCNGTRLMIIELADHLLKYEVREKLVIGFLHHLMSQ from the exons atgccAAGGCGTAGAGTAGAGCGTACtttagaagaagaagaggagttTCAACGACCGGAACATCAACGTCGTTATCTTCAGAATGCAAAAGCAACAA gaCATGATGCCGCTACTATCATAATTGAACCTGAAACAAGTAATGTAACTATTGATCATGATGAGAtacgtaattttatagaaactcgTTATGTCGGACCTGTAGAAGCTTGTTGGCGTATtctcgaaaaaaaattacaagataaaAGTCATACTATATTTCGTTTACCAGTCCATCTTCCTAACGAACAAAATGTTATGATTGAAAGTGAAGCTGATGAAGAAGCAATGACTTCTGCTTTAAATCAAGTTACGATGTTAATTAATTACTTCTCCTTAAATTCTCGTGATGAAGAAGCaagacaatatttatatatagaaattcCTCAGTGttatacgtttaaaaaagagaaaatcagTGGAAAAAATGTAGCATATTGGGCCAAACGTAAAAGTCATTACAATTGTATAGGACGAATATATTCCATTAGTCCAACacaaattgaattatttcatttacgGCTATTATTGCTCACTGTAAAAGGAGCTACGAGTTTTGATGATTTAAAAACTGTCAATGGAGAAAAATGTCAATCATTTTCAGCGGCATGTTTAGCTTTAGGTTTAATTGAAGATGATGATGAACGGAAACGAGCTATGAAAGAAGCTGTTGGATGGATGATGCCTCGACAACTTCGTAGATTATTTGTAcgtatattattacattgtcaACCATTATATCCTGAAGAACTTTGGGAAAATTTTAAAGTAGCAATGTCGGAAGATTATATTCGACACTTTGGATTAATACAAGGACAAAAGAAAGCATATACACAAATTAATACTATGCTTTGTGTTGAAGGTAAAAATCTTGCTGATTTTCCCCAAATGgaacaatgtataaataatgatacagagaatgattatataatacttGAAGAAGCTATGGAAGTTGGTACCAAACAATATAAtcagttaaataataaacaaaaagaaatagtagATCTCGTATTAAATGAATTAGATACTAATAATCATGAtaacaattgtatttatatcgATGGTCCCAGTGGTTCaggaaaaacatttatatatactacTATATATCATTTAGCCAAAATTCGAAATAAACATGTATGTTCAATGGCTTTCACGGGTATAGCAGCTACGTTATTACCAGTAGGAAGAACAgttcataaaatatttggatTACCAGTTCCATTATATGCTAATTCATCATCTAACATTAAAATTCAATCTAAAGAAGCTCATTATTTGAAAGAAACAGATATTTTTGTTTGGGATGAAGCGCCAATGGCACCACGCTATGCTTTAGAGATTATAGATCGAACACTGCGTGATATTATGAATAATGCTTTACCTTTCGGtggaaaaattattgtattaggTGGTGATTTTAGACAACTTCTTCCTATTAAAGTACATG TTCTTCCTGAGGAAActgaatttgcaaaatttttattggatATGGGAGATGGAATATTAAATGATTCTAATGATAATATACAACTCCCTGATTGTTGCATCACTCCCATTAATGCCGATATTGTACAAGATGTATATAGTGATTTGatacaaaataaagaatttgataaaatgGCGAAATGTGCGATACTTTCTGCAAGAAATGTTGATGTtgatgaaattaataaacaagTTGTCAAATTATTTGATGCATTTGAAGAAcgaatttatacaaatatagaTAGTACTGAAAATTGCAATGATAATGGCGACATTGATGAAGCTATATTaccagaatatttaaatactttgtcTCCGTCATCACTACCACCTTATGAATTACATTTGAAACCAAACTGTGTTATTATGTTGATTAGAAATCTTAGTATTAATGAAGGTTTTTGTAATGGCACTAGACTAATGATTATTGAACTTGCTGATCATTtactaaaat ATGAAGTAAGAGAAAAATTAGTAATCGGTTTTTTACATCATCTTATGTCACAGTAG
- the LOC120359231 gene encoding uncharacterized protein LOC120359231 — MTLENSDDDLDSIIDSDNVLNESHNLNKSLDPLSEFENLNGIKLLTKNDELDEIEVFDSTVEIVGYVDGIEAPRYVGSNQQYKFFKFYLNNGSGRRVQIVVWNEEINRIEPHIRSNHIIHLDGAQARTPKISHFNNGNVPYELLIQPNTILCTLGKYNISNVTSNSPQRVKFSELLNTSTYVKRREL; from the exons atgacTTTAG aaaattcagACGATGATCTTGATTCAATTATTGATTCGgataatgttttaaatgaatcgcataatttaaataaatcccTTGATCCATTATCTGAATTTGAAAACTTAAATGGTATTAAATTACTAACGAAAAATGACGAACTTGATGAAATTGAAGTATTTGATTCGAcagt tGAAATCGTTGGTTACGTGGATGGGATCGAGGCTCCACGTTATGTGGGTTCAAACcagcaatacaaattttttaaattttacttaaataacgGATCGGGTAGACGAGTCCAAATTGTTGTATGGAATGAGGAAATCAATCGTATTGAACCTCATATACGCTCAAATCAC attatacATTTAGATGGTGCTCAAGCACGTACACCAAAAATTTCGCATTTTAATAATGGCAACGTTCCGTACGAATTATTAATTCAACCTAATACTATATTATGTACCTtgggaaaatataatatatctaatGTTACGTCGAACTCACCACAACGagttaaattttcagaattattaaatacttcaaCTTATGTCA aaAGGAGAGAGTTGTGA
- the LOC113003723 gene encoding uncharacterized protein LOC113003723, with product MGKSSRKEKKRRRNSSRDRLTVLENKVERVLGLLSQREVKSPGRPRSSTSILTTEIQDNLGSCSDSESIRSVSAGASQASSEGQVLPADQMYSGASNLSVRSSSPTPHKRVRLEEGPSTNVEEEAAEPLTKELFGSDLVQEELAPWNELVTHRWRDLARKGLPAEQRDPLLKKYAPGEAVAFLKAPMLNQECKVALKNNSIVKRDNYNNMNQNQVGAALCALGEAISDFLRPDTQRSLCPEARLAVAKVNEGAQILTDLHYRLSLARRAQIAPTLNLTAKATIDSIPVDDFLFGASFGEEIKKVASMEKSSRDIIKAPLTVSKRVQQPLKQPAQELEIGLEENRGNKRSPPINIPLQVPFEEALNCVEVNRAGRLSAYLPRWKEITSDQLILQAVAGYRLPFAQQPLPSERKPSVHLSKLEKQICSQEVASLLDKGAIEMVEPCEGDYLSPFFVIRKSSGGWRFILNLKNLNRYVIAPHFKLENWKTVIRLLSQGDFLASIDLEDAYFLVPIHQEDRRFLRFQFQGQRYQFRVLPFGLASAPYIFTKILKPVLHILREKGFLSVVYLDDFLLIAPSYHQCIQNVSTTMDLLTSLGFIINKKKSVLTPAKICRFLGLNFDTDLFAIAIPSDKRASLLRRTLDMLSRTRCSIRDLASFIGSLVAVCPAVQYGILHTKSLEREKFLALTASEGNFEAQMSLPTFLRKDLSWWKDIFADTSQRNYIRSDIFELEIFSDASLTGWGAACKGERTHGFWSTEQKKLHINHLELLAVFHALRCFASHLLGASVLLRVDNSTALAYINRMGSIKFPILSNLTREIWDWCAERDLFIYASYIPSAQNVEADAESRVVAQETEWTLAQKYFDIILEHFGPFDIDLFATSINCKCHRFVSWLPDPLAEAVDAFSLKWSDVFFYAFPPFILILRMLRKIITDKAVGVVVVPWWPAQPWFPLLNQLMGSSSSLDKDFPGSRQIIRQAFLHKGIPPSALTATLASISSSTLAQYTKPIRLWWHFCKQKGSCCFNPSVSFFLEFLSNSFEEVGSYAILNSYRSAISLISMNDLGSHPLVKRYFRGVAALKPQRPRYDYIWDPSPVIDYLATLYPHEDLTLERLSGKLATLLALTTAQRMQTLAAIQLQNISISDSLIIKIPARLKTSGIGKSQPLLSFKPFWDKPELCVVSLVKFYLRYTENLRQGNEGSLFISFRAPYNAVSSQTLGRWVKSELGAAGINIDIFSAHSTRHASTSLAASKGISLEEIRRTAGWSNSSDIFARFYNRPIVEDSSFQSAILNRS from the exons ATGGGAAAATCGAGTCGCAAGGAGAAAAAGAGGAGGAGAAATTCCTCTCGCGATCGTCTCACAGTCCTGGAGAATAAAGTAGAACGCGTGCTTGGCCTATTGTCTCAAAGAGAGGTTAAATCGCCCGGCCGCCCTCGATCTTCGACATCGATTCTAACCACTGAGATCCAGGATAATCTAGGGTCATGCAGCGACTCGGAATCTATAAGATCCGTCTCGGCCGGTGCCTCCCAGGCTTCCTCGGAAGGCCAAGTATTACCGGCGGACCAGATGTATTCAG GAGCAAGTAACTTATCTGTCAGATCCTCATCCCCTACACCACACAAACGAGTTAGGTTAGAGGAAGGACCGTCCACTAACGTGGAAGAGGAAGCAGCAGAGCCTCTAACTAAAGAGTTATTTGGATCCGACCTCGTTCAAGAGGAGTTAGCGCCGTGGAATGAGCTAGTGACTCATCGTTGGCGCGATCTGGCGCGCAAGGGCCTCCCGGCAGAGCAGCGCGATCCTTTACTAAAGAAATATGCCCCTGGCGAAGCAGTGGCTTTTCTTAAAGCCCCCATGCTAAATCAAGAGTGCAAGGTGGCTCTTAAGAATAACTCGATAGTGAAGAGAGACAATTACAACAACATGAATCAAAATCAGGTGGGCGCGGCCTTATGTGCATTGGGCGAAGCGATCTCTGACTTCCTTAGACCAGATACGCAAAGATCCTTGTGTCCTGAGGCCCGGTTAGCAGTGGCTAAAGTCAACGAGGGAGCCCAAATCTTGACAGATTTACATTACAGGTTATCCCTCGCTAGGAGAGCTCAGATTGCACCCACTCTGAATCTAACAGCCAAGGCTACAATTGACTCCATTCCGGTGGACGATTTCCTGTTTGGTGCCTCTTTTGGAGAGGAAATTAAAAAGGTTGCCTCCATGGAAAAGTCTTCGAGGGACATTATTAAGGCACCGCTAACAGTCTCAAAACGAGTACAACAACCGCTAAAACAGCCAGCGCAG GAGCTCGAGATCGGCTTGGAGGAGAACAGGGGTAACAAGCGATCGCCGCCGATCAACATACCGCTCCAGGTCCCATTCGAGGAGGCGTTAAACTGTGTGGAGGTAAATAGAGCGGGCAGGTTGTCAGCCTACCTTCCCCGGTGGAAGGAAATCACCTCAGACCAGTTAATTTTACAAGCCGTCGCAGGGTACAGACTCCCATTTGCACAACAGCCACTTCCCTCAGAGAGAAAACCTTCTGTTCATCTCTCTAAACTAGAAAAACAGATCTGCTCTCAAGAAGTTGCTAGTCTTCTTGATAAGGGGGCGATCGAGATGGTAGAGCCGTGCGAAGGTGATTACCTATCGCCATTCTTTGTCATTAGAAAATCCTCGGGAGGATGGAGATTTATTCTCAATCTAAAAAATCTCAACCGATACGTTATAGCTCCGCACTTTAAGTTAGAAAATTGGAAAACAGTTATTCGCCTTTTATCCCAGGGCGATTTCCTTGCCTCTATTGATCTAGAGGACGCCTATTTCCTCGTTCCTATTCACCAAGAAGATAGGAGATTTTTACGTTTCCAGTTCCAGGGACAACGCTATCAATTTAGAGTTCTACCCTTTGGCCTAGCCTCAGCGCCTTATATAtttaccaaaatattaaaaccgGTGCTACATATTCTTAGAGAGAAAGGGTTTCTCTCCGTGGTTTATCTAGATGATTTCCTGCTCATCGCACCTTCTTACCACCAGTGTATCCAGAACGTCTCTACAACAATGGATCTCTTAACATCATTAggctttataattaataagaagaAGAGTGTTCTCACACCAGCGAAAATCTGCAGATTTCTAGGCCTTAATTTCGATACGGATCTATTCGCAATAGCAATCCCCTCGGACAAAAGAGCTAGTCTTCTTCGAAGGACCCTAGATATGCTAAGCAGAACTCGCTGTAGTATTCGAGATTTGGCCAGCTTTATAGGTTCCCTGGTAGCAGTCTGTCCAGCTGTCCAATACGGCATTCTACATACTAAATctttagagagagagaagttcTTAGCTTTGACAGCGTCAGAGGGTAATTTTGAAGCCCAGATGTCCCTTCCGACCTTTCTTAGGAAGGATCTATCATGGTGGAAGGATATCTTCGCGGATACATCGCAGCGAAATTATATTAGGTCGGATATTTTCGAGCTTGAAATCTTCTCAGATGCTTCCCTGACGGGATGGGGAGCTGCTTGCAAGGGGGAACGCACTCATGGTTTTTGGTCAACGGAGCAAAAGAAACTGCATATCAATCATTTGGAACTCCTAGCGGTTTTCCACGCGTTAAGATGCTTCGCATCACACTTACTTGGTGCCAGTGTGCTTTTAAGAGTGGACAACTCCACGGCCTTGGCATACATTAATCGCATGGGTTCGATTAAGTTCCCTATACTATCAAACCTTACACGAGAAATATGGGATTGGTGTGCGGAACgagatttgtttatttatgcCTCATACATTCCCTCGGCACAAAACGTGGAGGCAGACGCAGAATCGAGAGTGGTAGCGCAAGAAACAGAATGGACTTTAGCgcagaaatattttgacataatcTTGGAGCACTTTGGACCCTTCGATATTGACCTGTTTGCTAcatcaattaattgcaaatgcCATCGATTTGTGTCTTGGCTTCCAGACCCTTTAGCTGAGGCAGTGGATGCCTTTTCTCTAAAATGGTCGGACGTATTCTTTTATGCATTCCCACCTTTCATTCTAATATTAAGAATGTTACGCAAGATTATCACGGATAAAGCCGTGGGAGTGGTTGTTGTGCCGTGGTGGCCTGCCCAGCCATGGTTCCCATTACTTAATCAACTCATG GGTAGTTCATCCAGCCTGGACAAGGATTTCCCTGGCAGTCGCCAAATTATCCGGCAAGCCTTCTTGCACAAAGGGATCCCGCCATCCGCATTAACAGCAACTTTAGCATCAATCTCTAGTTCTACACTAGCTCAATATACAAAACCTATTAGATTATGGTGGCATTTCTGCAAACAGAAGGGAAGCTGTTGCTTCAATCCTTCAGTCTCATTCTTTCTAGAGTTCTTGTCGAATTCCTTCGAGGAGGTGGGTTCGTACGCCATCTTGAACTCATATCGCTCAGCGATATCTCTTATCTCAATGAATGATTTGGGCTCACATCCCTTGGTAAAGAGATATTTCAGGGGTGTCGCAGCCTTAAAACCTCAACGTCCCCGTTATGATTATATTTGGGACCCATCCCCAGTAATTGATTATTTAGCCACGTTATATCCGCATGAAGATTTGACGCTAGAAAGACTATCAGGGAAGTTGGCAACGCTTCTTGCCCTCACAACTGCCCAAAGAATGCAGACCCTGGCAGCCATTCAGCTCCAAAATATCTCTATTTCGGAttctcttataataaaaattccagCCAGACTTAAAACCTCAGGGATTGGGAAATCTCAGCCATTACTTTCGTTTAAGCCCTTTTGGGATAAACCAGAACTTTGTGTAGTATCCCTAGTTAAATTTTATCTCAGATACACAGAGAATCTCCGTCAGGGAAACGAGGGCTCACTCTTTATTTCCTTTCGTGCCCCATACAATGCGGTTTCTTCTCAAACGCTGGGCAGATGGGTAAAATCGGAACTGGGTGCAGCGggaataaatatagatattttttcggCCCACTCCACCCGCCATGCCTCGACATCTCTTGCGGCTAGCAAGGGTATTAGTTTGGAAGAAATTAGACGCACGGCTGGTTGGAGCAATTCATCTGACATATTTGCACGCTTTTATAACCGTCCTATAGTTGAGGACTCCTCTTTCCAGTCAGCGATTCTGAATAGATCTTAA